The Mycolicibacterium aichiense region TCGTCGGTGGTGGTGATGGTGGCCAGCAGGGCCAGGGTGTTGTCGATTACGGCGGTGCCGTACTCGGTGGGTACCCCGGCGACCGCATCGCGCGGCAGCACCACGCGGTAGCCGGCGTTGACGGCGTCCATCACAAGATTGGGAATCGCCACGTTCAGCGACACGCCGACGGCGACGACGGTGGTCGCACCGAGGTTGCGCAGGATCGCGTCCAGATCGGTACCGCCCATCGGGCCAAGACCATGCCAGCGACTGAGCACGAGATCGGTTGACTCCGGCCCGAATTGCGGCAGCAGCGTCGCGCCGGGGCTGCCGGGCGTGATGTCGACTCCGCTGGCGCCGATCGAGAACAGCGTGGCGTTGTGGTTGGAGCCAAGTCCGTCGGGCCTGCGCTGCACAAGGCAGTGCACCACCGTCACCCCGGCAGCCCGCGCGGCAGGCAACACGCGCGCGATGTTGGGTAGCGCCGCACGCTCCGCTTCGCGGGCCAGCGCCGCCAGTCCTGCATCCGGTCCGACGACCGCACCCTGCAACTCCTGGGTGACGACGACGGTATGGCCCGGGTCGACGAGCTCGGCATTCATACCTGAGCCGCCGCCGAAACGTCGTAGAACTGCTGTGCCCACTTGCGCATTGCCATATAGGGTTTCGCGTCGACCTTCGCCAGTGCCGGGTGTTCGACGTACTTCTGATAACGCCAGATCTCGAGGTCGTCCCACACCGTGCCCAGGTACTGCTTCTCCACCCGCTCGCGAACGTCGTCGGGCGGAATGTCACTGGTGTCGCCGGCTTTTCGCGGCCACCAGATCGAATAGAACATGTTGGACACCTCGTCGTCGACGGGCGTGCAGGCGAAGATCAGGCGGTGGTTCGACGAGCCCTCGAACGCGCTGATGGCGAAGCCCAGCCCGGAAAAGTGGCTGTGGATACGCAAGGCCATGGCCTTCGGGTCGCCGCTGCGGGCATCGGGCCAACCGGTGACGAAGCGCCACTCTTCACCGGCTGCCTCCCACTCCAGGCAGACCGGCGTGACCGTCGCGTGGTGTACGTAGTGGAAATGAGAACTGTCCGGGCCGTTTTCGGCCACGATCTGCGGATGCACCGGTTCGTTCTCGGCGAAGCGGGAGAACTCCGGGTACGGGCGGTAGTACTCGTCGGGGGTGGCGGTGAACTGCGGGAACTTGGCGAACATGTCGGGTAGCTCCCACCGGGGTGGCTCCCCGTCCGGGTGGTGCCACAGGAAGATGCAGCCGTGTTGCTCCTCGACGGGGTAGGTCCGAAGGCGCAGCCCCTTATTGGGCCGATCCGGCTGGTAGGGGATGTAGGTGTTGGCGCCGTCGGGCCCCCAGCGCCAGCCGTGGAACGGGCACTCGACGCAGTCGCCGACGACGGTGCCGCCATGCCCGATGTGCGCGCCGAGGTGCTTGCAGTGGCCCTCGAGCACGTGCAGCGCGCCGGCGGAGTCGCGATAGATCACCAGGTCTTCGCCGAAGTAGCGGAGCGGCCGGACGTCACCGACGGCGTACTCCGCCGACCAGCCGATCATGAACCAGCCGGTGACCTTCCAAGTGAATGGAACCTTCATGCGGAACCTCCCTGAACCGGTGTACTGACCAAATCGCCTGCGATGACCGCCTCGCCGAACGCGTCGATGTAGTCGAGCGCCGCCGCCGGGGTTGGAGCCTCGACGCGAGCGACCGCCCAGTTCGCGCCGTACGCGGCGAGCTCGCCAAGGGCGTCCTGCGCGTGGCGCAGCGAGGTGCTGTCGTCGAGGTCGATCCAGGGGCAGATGACTTGCACGTCGAGTACATCCGGGTCCCGGCCGGCATCGGCCAGGTCCTGACGCAGCCGGCCGAGCCGGGCGCCGAACGCGGCCGCGTCCTCCAGCGCATCCGTGCCGATTGCCGACGCCATGCTCGCGGGCACGATGAGTGGCATCCACCCGCTGCCGTACTCGACGACACGGCGCGCGGCGGCCGCCGTGTTGCCGCCGACCCAGATCGGTGGATGCGGGCGCTGCACGGGCGGCTGCAACCACATCGGACCGGTTGCCGTGAATCCCCGGCCACTGACCGGTGTTTCGGGGTCGGTCCAGATCGATCGCAGGGCGGCCAGGGCTTCGTCGAGGAGCGCGGCGCGGTCATCGACCTCGATGCCGAGCGCCGCGAACTCCGAGCGCAGGTAGCCGGCCCCCACACCGGCGATGAGCCGGCCGCCGGACAGGATGTCCAGGCTGCCGAGGGCCTTGGCGGACAGATACGGGTTGCGGAAGGGCAGCACGAACAGGTTGGTCATCAATCTGATCCGGCTGGTCACTGCGGCCATGAAGCTGAGCGCCGCGACGGGGTCGAGGGTGTTGTGCCCGCCGTTGCGGCGCCATTTCAGCGATGGCGCCGGATGTTCGGACAGCGCGACAGCGGCGAAGCCCGCCGCTTCGGCTCTCGACACGACGGCTCGGATCACGTCGGGGGAGAGGAAATCCTCGGGCGCGGTAGGGAGCTCACTCGGATACTCCAGTGTGTACCGCATCGCCCACCTGAGGGTTTCGGGGAACCGCGATCGGGCCGGTTCCAATACTGTAATCATTACAGTAGCATCCGCTGTGCGGTGCGGCGAAGGGTCGGATGATGGAAAGTGCAGACGTGCTCGTGA contains the following coding sequences:
- a CDS encoding TIGR03619 family F420-dependent LLM class oxidoreductase yields the protein MRYTLEYPSELPTAPEDFLSPDVIRAVVSRAEAAGFAAVALSEHPAPSLKWRRNGGHNTLDPVAALSFMAAVTSRIRLMTNLFVLPFRNPYLSAKALGSLDILSGGRLIAGVGAGYLRSEFAALGIEVDDRAALLDEALAALRSIWTDPETPVSGRGFTATGPMWLQPPVQRPHPPIWVGGNTAAAARRVVEYGSGWMPLIVPASMASAIGTDALEDAAAFGARLGRLRQDLADAGRDPDVLDVQVICPWIDLDDSTSLRHAQDALGELAAYGANWAVARVEAPTPAAALDYIDAFGEAVIAGDLVSTPVQGGSA
- a CDS encoding cysteine hydrolase, with amino-acid sequence MNAELVDPGHTVVVTQELQGAVVGPDAGLAALAREAERAALPNIARVLPAARAAGVTVVHCLVQRRPDGLGSNHNATLFSIGASGVDITPGSPGATLLPQFGPESTDLVLSRWHGLGPMGGTDLDAILRNLGATTVVAVGVSLNVAIPNLVMDAVNAGYRVVLPRDAVAGVPTEYGTAVIDNTLALLATITTTDELIAAWER
- a CDS encoding aromatic ring-hydroxylating oxygenase subunit alpha, with amino-acid sequence MKVPFTWKVTGWFMIGWSAEYAVGDVRPLRYFGEDLVIYRDSAGALHVLEGHCKHLGAHIGHGGTVVGDCVECPFHGWRWGPDGANTYIPYQPDRPNKGLRLRTYPVEEQHGCIFLWHHPDGEPPRWELPDMFAKFPQFTATPDEYYRPYPEFSRFAENEPVHPQIVAENGPDSSHFHYVHHATVTPVCLEWEAAGEEWRFVTGWPDARSGDPKAMALRIHSHFSGLGFAISAFEGSSNHRLIFACTPVDDEVSNMFYSIWWPRKAGDTSDIPPDDVRERVEKQYLGTVWDDLEIWRYQKYVEHPALAKVDAKPYMAMRKWAQQFYDVSAAAQV